From Fundulus heteroclitus isolate FHET01 chromosome 5, MU-UCD_Fhet_4.1, whole genome shotgun sequence, a single genomic window includes:
- the LOC105939462 gene encoding beta-1,3-galactosyltransferase 2 isoform X2 has protein sequence MNNAFRADLGHFLHGLARGRWSGAVLTVLMDHRKRLKDIFIGIAVGVTVIIIYLTAQDEPDRSYGPAYRKSNSTVSPSSEQKWEDPGPYHVAYPRNYRFIMDDTPTCRTTSPFLILMIPVAPGDMAARDTIRRTWGGEKLILGQLVEIIFIVGLPGGHNANQQQERLQQENERYHDLVQSNFQDSYRNLTIKTMVMLEWLSQHCGASSFMIKIDSDMLLHAKNLVRLLLDPKTPKENYMTGLVWWHSPVLRNPFNKFYMPRDVIAEPEYPPYPLGMAYVMSLDLPKKILSASPQIKPIYIEDAYLGMCLKRLGISPTDPPDESMFQVTPQHPLSSCDLSKVIAMTTTSIFQMQGYWQRIQQGVQCVA, from the exons atgaaCAACGCATTCAGAG CTGATTTGGGCCATTTTTTACATGGTTTGGCTCGTGGACGTTGGTCGGGAGCTGTATTAACAG ttttaatgGACCACAGGAAACGACTGAAGGACATATTCATCGGCATCGCTGTTGGAGTGACGGTCATCATCATCTACCTGACTGCTCAGGATGAGCCTGATCGTTCGTATGGACCAGCATACAGAAAATCCAACTCCACGGTCTCTCCATCGTCCGAACAGAAGTGGGAGGATCCAGGCCCGTACCATGTGGCCTACCCGCGGAACTACAGATTCATCATGGATGACACGCCGACGTGCAGGACCACCAGTCCCTTCCTGATCCTGATGATTCCCGTTGCTCCCGGCGACATGGCAGCTCGAGACACCATCCGAAGGACGTGGGGGGGAGAGAAACTTATACTCGGTCAGCTGGTTGAGATCATCTTTATAGTGGGGCTACCGGGGGGGCACAATGCCAACCAGCAGCAGGAGAGACTGCAACAGGAGAATGAGCGCTATCACGATCTCGTTCAGAGTAATTTCCAGGACAGCTATCGCAACCTGACCATCAAGACGATGGTTATGCTGGAGTGGCTGTCCCAGCACTGCGGCGCGTCTTCCTTTATGATAAAAATCGACTCGGACATGTTGCTCCATGCGAAAAACTTGGTGAGGTTGCTGCTTGATCCGAAGACACCTAAAGAAAACTACATGACAGGCTTAGTATGGTGGCACAGCCCAGTTTTAAGAAACCCATTCAACAAGTTTTACATGCCGAGAGACGTGATAGCTGAGCCGGAGTACCCACCGTATCCTCTGGGCATGGCTTACGTCATGTCTCTGGATCTACCTAAGAAGATCCTGAGCGCCTCGCCTCAAATCAAACCCATCTACATCGAAGATGCATATCTGGGCATGTGCCTGAAACGTCTGGGTATCTCTCCTACCGACCCTCCCGATGAAAGCATGTTTCAGGTAACCCCCCAGCATCCTCTGAGTAGCTGCGATCTTTCCAAAGTGATCGCAATGACAACGACGAGCATTTTCCAAATGCAAGGCTACTGGCAGAGGATCCAGCAAGGAGTGCAGTGCGTAGCTTAA
- the LOC105939462 gene encoding beta-1,3-galactosyltransferase 1 isoform X1, with translation MLFCVSGKTSKRGSLFKERGEQQHKADLGHFLHGLARGRWSGAVLTVLMDHRKRLKDIFIGIAVGVTVIIIYLTAQDEPDRSYGPAYRKSNSTVSPSSEQKWEDPGPYHVAYPRNYRFIMDDTPTCRTTSPFLILMIPVAPGDMAARDTIRRTWGGEKLILGQLVEIIFIVGLPGGHNANQQQERLQQENERYHDLVQSNFQDSYRNLTIKTMVMLEWLSQHCGASSFMIKIDSDMLLHAKNLVRLLLDPKTPKENYMTGLVWWHSPVLRNPFNKFYMPRDVIAEPEYPPYPLGMAYVMSLDLPKKILSASPQIKPIYIEDAYLGMCLKRLGISPTDPPDESMFQVTPQHPLSSCDLSKVIAMTTTSIFQMQGYWQRIQQGVQCVA, from the exons ATGCTTTTCTGTGTCTCAGGGAAAACGTCTAAGAGAGGAAGCCTGTTTAAAGAGCGAGGCGAGCAGCAGCACAAAG CTGATTTGGGCCATTTTTTACATGGTTTGGCTCGTGGACGTTGGTCGGGAGCTGTATTAACAG ttttaatgGACCACAGGAAACGACTGAAGGACATATTCATCGGCATCGCTGTTGGAGTGACGGTCATCATCATCTACCTGACTGCTCAGGATGAGCCTGATCGTTCGTATGGACCAGCATACAGAAAATCCAACTCCACGGTCTCTCCATCGTCCGAACAGAAGTGGGAGGATCCAGGCCCGTACCATGTGGCCTACCCGCGGAACTACAGATTCATCATGGATGACACGCCGACGTGCAGGACCACCAGTCCCTTCCTGATCCTGATGATTCCCGTTGCTCCCGGCGACATGGCAGCTCGAGACACCATCCGAAGGACGTGGGGGGGAGAGAAACTTATACTCGGTCAGCTGGTTGAGATCATCTTTATAGTGGGGCTACCGGGGGGGCACAATGCCAACCAGCAGCAGGAGAGACTGCAACAGGAGAATGAGCGCTATCACGATCTCGTTCAGAGTAATTTCCAGGACAGCTATCGCAACCTGACCATCAAGACGATGGTTATGCTGGAGTGGCTGTCCCAGCACTGCGGCGCGTCTTCCTTTATGATAAAAATCGACTCGGACATGTTGCTCCATGCGAAAAACTTGGTGAGGTTGCTGCTTGATCCGAAGACACCTAAAGAAAACTACATGACAGGCTTAGTATGGTGGCACAGCCCAGTTTTAAGAAACCCATTCAACAAGTTTTACATGCCGAGAGACGTGATAGCTGAGCCGGAGTACCCACCGTATCCTCTGGGCATGGCTTACGTCATGTCTCTGGATCTACCTAAGAAGATCCTGAGCGCCTCGCCTCAAATCAAACCCATCTACATCGAAGATGCATATCTGGGCATGTGCCTGAAACGTCTGGGTATCTCTCCTACCGACCCTCCCGATGAAAGCATGTTTCAGGTAACCCCCCAGCATCCTCTGAGTAGCTGCGATCTTTCCAAAGTGATCGCAATGACAACGACGAGCATTTTCCAAATGCAAGGCTACTGGCAGAGGATCCAGCAAGGAGTGCAGTGCGTAGCTTAA